The region CTGGCAACCCAGCAAACACAACTGTTTCTTTTTCACCAAGTTCAATTTCATCTAACGGAACAGTAACTGTAAACTTATCTTCAACTGCTGCAGTACCTATTGGAAGTTATACCATAGTAGTTACAGGAACTTCTGGAGCCACAACTAAGACTGTAAATTTATATTTATCTGTTGTAAGTGGCAGCTTTGGCACACAAAACTTAACTAGCCCAGCGAATTTAGCAACAGGAGTATCAACTACTACAACCTTGACTTGGGCAGCTAATGCAGTTGCAACCAGATATGATTATCAAATAGCTTCTGATGCAACTTTTACAACTATTTTAGCCTCGGGAACTACAACAACAAACTCGGTTACAATTACAGGATTATCTGAAATTACGAACTATTATTGGAGAGTAATGCCTAAAAACGCAGGATGTTCAGGCTCATATAGTGCAGCATTCAGATTTACTACCGGAGAATCAAACTGTAGCTATACTTATTCAAATAATACTACTTTAAATATTCAAGATGGAGCCGGAGCAAATACACCAGGAACAACTGCATCAAAAACGATTGCAGTTCCAGGCACGGTAACAGGGAATATTAATTCTATATCCACATCGTTAACATTAAGTCACAGCTATGTTCAGGATTTAGTTGTTCAATTAGTACATCCTGATGGTACTGTAATAAATTTAATGAATAGAAACTGTGACGAAGGAATTTCGGCTAGTACTACATATAATTTTAATTTTACCGATGCTGGCACAAGTGCATTACCAAATGGATCATGTTTGTCTCCACTAATCACTGGAAATGTAAAACCTCAAACGCCATTAACAGGATTGGCAGGAAAAACTGCAAACGGCACTTGGACATTAAGAGCTACCGATTGGTTCACAGGTGATACAGGAAATGTAACCAATTGGAGTTTAAACATATGTATGGCCCAAACTCCTTTAACTAACGAAAGTTTTAATGCTATAAATGATTTATCAATTTATCCTAATCCAAATAGCGGAACATTCACTGTTAATTTCCAAACTGAATCAAATCAAACAGATATTAAAGTTCACGATGTAAGAGGCCGACAAGTTTTCACCAAAACATTTGAAAATAATGGCTTATTCAATCATACTATTTCATTAAACAATGTTGAAACAGGAATTTATTTGGTTACTGTTCAAGATGGTAATAGAAAAGTAGTTAAGAAAATTGTAGTGGAATAAACCACAACATAGAATATTTAAAAAATTAAAGCCCCATTTTGGGGCTTTATTATTTACCATTGAATGCATTCATAGTATTATTTAATCCGGCTAATACAAAAGATTTAATAATTTCTGAAGACAATTCTAATCGCTCTTTTAATTTTTCTTTTTCATCATCGTCCCATTCACCTAAAACATAATCTACTTGTTGTCCTTTTTTAAAGGCATCGCTTATACCAAATCGAAATCTCGGGTATTCTGTAGTATTCAAAAGAAGTTGAATGTTTTTAAGTCCATTATGTCCGCCGTCAGATCCTTTTCCTTTTAAACGAATACTACCAAAAGGCAAATTTAAATCATCGGTAATAATTAATATGTTCTCTTTTTCAATATTCTCTTTATCCATCCAAAACTTTACTGCTTTACCACTTAAATTCATGTAAGTATTTGGTTTTAAAAATAGTATAGTTCTACCTTTTACTTTAAATTCGGCAATATCACCAAGTTTTGCTGTTTGAAATGAAATAGATTCTTTATTTGCAAAATAATCTAAAATTTTGAACCCAATATTATGTCGTGTATTTACATACTCAGAACCTATATTACCTAAGCCTACTACTAAAAATTTCTTCATTTTTAAATTCTATTCTAATAAAAAACAAAAATAAAAAAAGGCTGAAAATAAATTCAGCCTTTTTAATATTATCCTAAAAATAGATTAAAATCTACCTCTATTATCTGTTATATCTGCTCTATCTCTTAAAGCTTGAATAACTCTGTAAGAAGCACCACCTTTAGTTTGTTGAGATAATTGATCTATTTGTGATGTAAAATCTTTGATCACTGGAGCTTTTGAGTATAATTTAGTTTTAACCATATATACACCCATATTTCCATCAATCAACTTAGAAGTTTTATTTTGAGCTAATCCTAAAGCTGTTCCAACTACTTTAGGCTCATATCCAATATTTGGTAAAACAGGATTACCTAAACTTAAACCAATAACAGGAGTAATAGTTGCTCCAGAAGCTTTTGAAACTGCTTCTAAAGTAGCACCATTCATTTTCTTTCTAATGATTTCAGCTTTTTTCTCGTTTTTAATTAAAGGCTCAACAGATTGTTTTGCTAAATCAATTGGTAATAATCCATTATCGTTTTTAGCTTTTAAACTAACAACAGCAAATCCAACGTTTGGAATATCAAATCTTTTTACAGCTCCTTCAGCAGTTTCTTCATTAAATGCCCAAGAAACGATTTGTCTTTGAATACCTAAACCATTAATATTTTCATCATAAGCTCTTACACTTGCAGACGGAGCAACTTTTAAACCAGAAGCTTTAGCTGCTTTTTCAATCCCATTTGCAGTAGCATCTGCTTCAAATTTATTTGCTTTTGCATAGTTTGCGTTTTCTGTTTTTTCAGAAGGTTGAATTTTTAATCCAACTGTACCTAAAGCAACAGCATCATATTTTGCTTCAACTCTCATTACGTGGAAACCAAAATCAGTTTCAACTACACCCATTTTCCCAACAGGGTTATTAAATAAGAAGTTATCAAAAGGTTTAACCATTTGACCAGGAGCAACATTATCATACACCCCTCCATTTTGTTTAGAACCTTGATCATCTGAATTAGCCATTGCTAACATTCCAAAATTACCTGGATTAGCTTGAACTTGAGCTAATAAATTATCTGCTTTCGCTTTTGCTTCTTCTTTTGTTAATTTAACTGTAGGCGCAGCTGAAGAAGCTCCTTTATAAGCAATTAAAATATGGCTTACTTTTGCATT is a window of Flavobacterium indicum GPTSA100-9 = DSM 17447 DNA encoding:
- the pth gene encoding aminoacyl-tRNA hydrolase; its protein translation is MKKFLVVGLGNIGSEYVNTRHNIGFKILDYFANKESISFQTAKLGDIAEFKVKGRTILFLKPNTYMNLSGKAVKFWMDKENIEKENILIITDDLNLPFGSIRLKGKGSDGGHNGLKNIQLLLNTTEYPRFRFGISDAFKKGQQVDYVLGEWDDDEKEKLKERLELSSEIIKSFVLAGLNNTMNAFNGK
- a CDS encoding peptidylprolyl isomerase, producing MAILSKIRQRSILLILIIALALFSFVLADVIKSGGFSGSSNKVGSINGTDVDYQEFMQKVSNAEKSQQGMTTTQAINNVWEQEVRKVLLNEQYEKIGLVLGKDQIMGVIKNHPQYSQAPQFLNAAGKFDEKKFEEYIKSLQNAPDQTTWQQWLAFENDLQDYAKEQIYNTLIKSSVYTTKAEGKAKYERETNKVDFDFVSVAYSTVSDDQVKVTDEEIIAYMKKNPKKYKYDNTRTLEFVVIDNKPSKEDENAMKTKIDGLLKGGVVYNSKTGKNDTIPGFGAAKNIAEFVNSNSDLKFDSTYVAKKDLSPEFGEQLFNLAPGQVYGPYVEGGYYKLTRLVGRKSNANAKVSHILIAYKGASSAAPTVKLTKEEAKAKADNLLAQVQANPGNFGMLAMANSDDQGSKQNGGVYDNVAPGQMVKPFDNFLFNNPVGKMGVVETDFGFHVMRVEAKYDAVALGTVGLKIQPSEKTENANYAKANKFEADATANGIEKAAKASGLKVAPSASVRAYDENINGLGIQRQIVSWAFNEETAEGAVKRFDIPNVGFAVVSLKAKNDNGLLPIDLAKQSVEPLIKNEKKAEIIRKKMNGATLEAVSKASGATITPVIGLSLGNPVLPNIGYEPKVVGTALGLAQNKTSKLIDGNMGVYMVKTKLYSKAPVIKDFTSQIDQLSQQTKGGASYRVIQALRDRADITDNRGRF